In Arcobacter lacus, a single genomic region encodes these proteins:
- the trxB gene encoding thioredoxin-disulfide reductase: protein MLDLAIIGGGPAGLTAGLYATRGGLKNVTMFEMGMPGGQITSSSEIENYPGQIEIVSGMDLMMKWPEQCQRFGLKHEMAQVENVSKNGDIFKIVTSDKKEYEAKSVLMATGSVPRRAGFKGEDEFFGKGISTCATCDGFFYKGKEVAVVGGGDSAIEEAIYLAKLCKKVYLVHRRDTYRAAPSTVEHMKHTENIEEVTNVSVEEVFGDASGVTGLKVKCNKTGEIRDLPTPGVFIFVGRDVLNAPLKQADGSFLCDVRESGEVVVDLKMRTSVAGLYAAGDIRIDAAKQVVCAAGDGATAAVNIIEYLG, encoded by the coding sequence ATGTTAGATTTAGCAATTATAGGTGGAGGACCAGCTGGTTTAACTGCTGGATTGTATGCTACTAGAGGTGGTTTAAAAAATGTTACTATGTTTGAAATGGGAATGCCTGGAGGACAAATAACAAGTTCTTCTGAAATTGAAAATTATCCTGGACAAATTGAAATTGTTTCTGGAATGGATTTAATGATGAAATGGCCAGAACAGTGTCAAAGATTTGGACTTAAACATGAAATGGCTCAAGTTGAAAATGTTTCAAAAAATGGTGATATTTTTAAAATAGTAACATCAGATAAAAAAGAGTATGAAGCAAAATCAGTTTTAATGGCAACTGGTTCTGTTCCAAGACGTGCAGGATTTAAAGGCGAAGATGAATTCTTTGGAAAAGGGATTTCTACTTGTGCAACTTGTGATGGATTTTTCTACAAAGGAAAAGAAGTAGCTGTTGTTGGTGGTGGAGACTCTGCTATTGAGGAAGCTATATATTTAGCAAAATTATGTAAAAAAGTATATTTAGTTCATAGAAGAGATACTTATAGAGCAGCGCCTAGTACAGTTGAACACATGAAACACACAGAAAATATTGAAGAAGTTACAAATGTTAGCGTTGAAGAAGTATTTGGTGATGCAAGTGGAGTTACAGGATTAAAAGTAAAATGTAATAAAACTGGTGAAATCAGAGATTTACCAACTCCAGGTGTATTTATTTTTGTAGGAAGAGATGTTTTAAATGCGCCTTTAAAACAAGCAGATGGTTCTTTTTTATGTGATGTGAGAGAAAGTGGTGAAGTTGTGGTTGATTTAAAAATGAGAACATCAGTTGCAGGACTTTATGCAGCAGGTGATATCAGAATTGATGCAGCAAAACAGGTTGTTTGTGCAGCAGGTGATGGTGCAACAGCAGCGGTTAATATTATTGAGTATTTAGGATAA
- the trxA gene encoding thioredoxin, whose protein sequence is MGKYIELTASNFDEVTSKGVSMVDFWAPWCGPCRMIAPVIEELASDFEGKANICKVNTDEEQDLAVKFGIRSIPTVIYIKDGKVVDQTVGASSKQAFTDKINSLL, encoded by the coding sequence ATGGGAAAATATATTGAATTAACAGCTTCAAATTTTGATGAAGTAACAAGCAAAGGTGTATCTATGGTAGATTTCTGGGCTCCTTGGTGTGGACCTTGTAGAATGATTGCTCCTGTTATTGAAGAATTAGCAAGCGATTTTGAAGGAAAAGCAAATATTTGCAAAGTAAATACAGATGAAGAACAAGATTTAGCTGTAAAATTTGGTATTAGATCAATTCCTACTGTTATCTATATCAAAGATGGTAAAGTTGTAGACCAAACAGTTGGTGCTTCTTCAAAACAAGCATTTACTGATAAAATTAATTCTCTTTTATAA
- the dapB gene encoding 4-hydroxy-tetrahydrodipicolinate reductase, with the protein MVKIGILGSTGRVGSLLIDDLQNDKDAKLSVVHVTRKLLKTLPQETVVTNDIKVLFDSCDVIIDFSKPSATEALLTEVVENGAKKPLVIATTGLNKHQQNLLVEASKLVPILYATNMSLGVAVLNKLVALASKTLRDFDIEIVEQHHKHKIDAPSGTALTLAEHAANARDLNLDDVRVSGRDGNVGPRTKDEIAVMALRGGDIVGRHTVGLYNDGEFLELNHTATARNTFSRGAIKVAKWIVGKDAKLYSINDALGL; encoded by the coding sequence ATGGTTAAAATAGGTATTTTAGGAAGTACTGGTAGAGTTGGTTCGCTATTAATTGATGATTTACAAAATGATAAAGATGCTAAATTATCAGTAGTTCATGTTACTAGAAAGTTATTAAAAACTTTGCCACAAGAAACAGTCGTTACAAATGATATAAAAGTTTTATTTGATTCTTGTGATGTAATTATTGATTTTAGTAAACCTTCTGCAACTGAGGCACTTTTAACTGAAGTTGTTGAAAATGGTGCAAAAAAACCGTTAGTGATTGCAACAACTGGATTAAATAAACATCAGCAAAATTTATTAGTTGAAGCTAGTAAACTGGTACCTATTTTATATGCAACAAATATGAGTTTAGGAGTTGCAGTTTTAAATAAACTTGTAGCTTTAGCTTCTAAAACATTAAGAGATTTCGATATTGAAATTGTAGAACAACATCATAAACATAAAATTGATGCACCTTCTGGAACTGCTTTAACATTAGCTGAACATGCTGCAAATGCAAGAGATTTGAACTTAGATGATGTAAGAGTTTCAGGACGAGATGGAAATGTTGGACCTAGAACTAAAGATGAGATTGCTGTTATGGCATTAAGAGGTGGAGATATAGTAGGACGACATACAGTTGGGTTATATAATGATGGAGAATTCTTAGAATTAAATCATACAGCAACTGCAAGAAATACTTTTTCTAGAGGTGCAATTAAAGTTGCAAAATGGATTGTAGGAAAAGATGCAAAACTATATTCAATCAATGATGCTTTAGGTCTATAA